From the Deinococcus gobiensis I-0 genome, the window GCGGGCAGGCTGAGGGCGGCGGCGAGGTCGGGCAGGCGCATGGAGCGAGGGTAGCAGCCGAAATGGCGGCCCGGCGCGCGGCCGGTGAAGGGTCGCCGCGCCGCCGTTTCGGATCGAGCCTTCTCGTTTATGGAGAAGCCTTCATTCATATGGAGAAGCCTGCCTCCTCCAAGTGAACCATGTTCAATGCCTATACTTCATTTTCTTGGTTTCACTACCAGTGGAGAGAAGAACGACTTCGGCATAGTTCGGGGCGAGGTGAATCAACTATGGCAATGCAGATGCAAGATCTTCAGGCCCTCTACGTTCACAAACTTCAGGACATCTACAGCGCCGAGCAGCAGGCACTCGACCTAATGGAGCAGTCGGTGGGGTTGGTCCAGACCCCGGAACTCCAGCAGGGCATCCGCCTGCACATCGACCAGACGCGCCAGCACATCCAGCGGCTCGACCAGATTTTCGACAAGCTGGACGAGGAGCCGGGCGGCGAGACCTGCGAGGGCATGCGCGGCCTCGTGCAGGAGGCGCAGAAGCTCATGGGGCAGCCGGCCAGTCCCGAGGTGCTGGAAGCCGGCATGATCGCCTGTCGGCAGGCGGTGGAGCACTACGAGATCGCCGGCTACGGCACGGCACGTACCTACGCCGAACTGCTCGGCGACCAGGAGGCCGCCCGCCTGCTCGACCAGACCCTCGAAGAGGAGAAGGCGACCGACGAGAAGCTCTCGCAGATCGCCCGGCAGGTCAACGTCGAGGCTATGGACGCCTGAAGGGGCGCCGGGTCCCAGGAGGCGGAGGCTGGGCCCGGGACGCCATCTCCATCTCGTTTCTCAGCGCAGCAGCGGCAGCCCGAAGCCGTAGCCCGCGACCTGCCCGCAGACCCACTCGAAGGCGGCGGCGTCCTGCACGAAGTCCAGCCGGTCGCCGTCGATCCGCAGGACCGGGCAGGCGTCGAATTCGCCCACCCACTCCTCGTACAGCCGGTTCAGGCCCAGCAGGTACTCGCCGGGCATGTCCTGTTCGTAGTCGCGCCCCCGCAGCGCGATGCGGCGGCGCAGGGTGGGCAGCGAGGCGTCGATGTGGATGAGGAGGTCGGGCGTACGCAGCGCGGGCAGGATGCCCCGGTACAGGCCCAGGTAGGTCTGCCAGTCGCGTTCCTCCATCTGACCGGTCGCCTGGAGGTGGCGGGCGAAGATGTTGGCGTCCTCGAACACGGTGCGGTCCTGCACGACCTCGCGGGTGTCACGGACCAGCGTCAGGTGCTGTTCGAGCCGCCGCGACAGGAAGTACACCTGCGAGTGGAACGAGTAGCGCCGCATGTCGCCGTAGAAGTCCTCCAGGTAGGGGTTCTCGGCGTAGGGCTCGTAGACGGGCAGCAGGCCGTAGCGCTCCGAGAGCATCCGGGTCAGGGTGCTCTTGCCGCTGCCGATGTTGCCCGACAGGGCGAGGTACATCAGTCGCCCCCCAGGGGGGACGGGGCACACAGGGGCCGGCCCAGCGCCTCCTCGATGTGCGCCAGGATGGCCGCCTCGTCCTCGGGGCGCTCGACGAAGTCGTAGGCGGCGGCGTCGATGGTCAGCATCGGCGGCGCGTAGGTCCGGAAATACTCGTCGTAGCGGGCCGTCAGCTCGGCGAGGTACGCGGCGGGCATGTCCTTCTCGAAGGGCCGGGCGCGCTTGGCGATGCGCCGCAGCAGCTCGGGCGTCTCGGCGCGCAGGTACACCACGAGGTCGGGGGTGGGCAGCCGGGGCGAGAGGTGGGCGTACAGGTCCTCGTACAGCGCGAACTCGGCGTCCCTCAGGTTCATCGCCGCGAAGATGAAGTCCTTGTCGAACAGGTAGTCGCTGACCACGTGCCCACTGAACAGCCCCGGCTGCGCCAGCGCCGAGAGCTGCTTGAAACGCGAGAGCAGGAAGAAGACCTGCACCTGAAACGAGAAGGCCTCGGGCTGCTCGTAGAAGCGCGCCAGGAAGGGGTTTTCCTCGACGACCTCCAGGTTCAGCTCGGCGCCGCAGCGCGAGGCCAGCCGCGCCGCCAGACTGGTTTTGCCCACCCCGATGGGGCCTTCGACCACGATATACATGCGGGCCGAGCATAGCGCCCCCGCCCCTGCGGCGAAGGAGAGGGGCGGGGCTTGACAGGGGGGCGGTGTGGGTGCGGCGCTCAGCGCTCGGCGGGGTCGGTCGGCTGTTCCTGCGGCGGCGTGGCCGGGGCCTTGTGCCGCCCGGCCTGCCGCGCCGCCTGGGTCAGCAGATACTCGATCTGGGCGTTCACGCTGCGCAGGTCGTCGGCGGCCCAGCGTTCCAGGACGGCGTACAGCTCGGGTGAGATGCGCAGGGGAAAGTTCTTGCGTGGTGCCATGCCTCAGTACAGGCTGCCCGCGTTCACGATAGGCTGGGTGCCCCGTTCGCTGGTCAGGACGACGAGCAGGTTGCTGACCATCTGCGCCTTGCGCTCCTCGTCGAGCTGCACGATGTGCTGGCCTTCGAGTTCGCGCAGCGCCATCTCGACCATGCCCACCGCGCCCTGCACGATCTGCTGGCGGGCGGCGATGATCGCGCTGGCCTGCTGGCGCTGGAGCATCGCCCCGGCGATCTCGGGGGAGTAGGCCAGGTGCGAGAGCCGCGCCTCCAGGACCTCGACCCCGGCGTGTTGCAGCCGCACGGCCAGTTCGCGGCCCAGCGTTTCGCTGACCTCGTCGGCGTTGCCGCGCAGGCTCATGGTGCCCTCCGTGTAGTCGTCGTAGGGGTACTGCGAGGCGAGGTGACGCAGCGCCGTCTCGGACTGGATCGCCACGAACTGCGTGTAGTCCTCGACGTCGAAGATGGCCCGCGCCGTGTCCACCACGCGCCACACGATCACGGCGGCGATCTCGATGGGGTTGCCCATCTGGTCGTTCACCTTGAGGCGCTCGGAGTTGAAGTTGCGGATGCGCAGGCTCACGCGCTTGCGGATGGTCAGCGGGTTGGTCCAGTACAGGCCGTTGCGCCGCTCGGTGCCCACGTAGCGCCCGAACAGCGTGATGAGGATGGCCTGGTTGGGCTGCACGATGAAAAAGCCCATCGAGAGCAGCAGGTTGACCAGGAGCAGCGCGGTCGCCAGGGCAAACTGCTCGGCCACGAACAGCCAGACGTTCAGCGCGGCCAGCGCGAGCCAGCCCAGGAACAGCGGCAGACCCGGCAGCCCGAAAGCGGCGCGCTCCCGGCTCGCCACGTCGCTGCGGGTCGAGATGCCGCCCTGGGGACCGACGGTCTGCGGGGCCTTGTCGAGTTCACTCATCTATCTACCTCCGATCAAAGTGATATCACTTTGAGGTCTGACGAGCAAGCGAACGGGCCTGGAGCGTTCGGCATCCAGGCCCGGCAGGGAAGGAGGAAGGAAACCTAACGCAGCGTGCGCTTGAGGAGCGTGACCTTCACGTCCACGCTCTTCTTGTTGCGCCACAGCCGCAGCGTGACGGTCTGGCCGGGCCGCTTGGCGGCGACGAGGCGGGTCACGTCGTAGGAGCTCTGGACCCGCGCGCCGTCCACCGCCACGATGATGTCGCCCAGCGGGGCCAGGAGCTGGTCCTTGCTGTTGCGCAGCGAGCCGCGCAGGCCCGCGCGCGCCCCGGCGCTGCCGGCCGGCACGTCCCACACCAGGGCGCCCTCGCTGCTGCTCAGGCCCGCGAGGCTGCGCAGGGCCGGGTCGAGGCTGTCGAGGTCCTGCAGGGTCACGCCCAGGGTGCCGCGCTGCGGCGTGCCGACCTTTTCCAGGTCCTCGACGCTCTGCTTGACGAGGTCGCCCGGAATCGCCACGCCGATCACGCCCGGCACGAAGTTGTTGGGCGCGGCGTTGGCATCCGACACGGCCACGACCGCGCCGCGCGAGTCGAGCACCGGCCCGCCGCTGTTGCCCTGCTGGATGCTCGCGGTGGTCACGAAGTACTGCCCGATCTCCTGGCCCAGGCTGTCGTTGCGCGGAATGTCGCGCGCGCTGGCCGCCACGCTGAAGATCCCGCTGCTCACGAAGTTCTGGATGCGCAGGGGCGCCCCGATGGCGATCAGCTTCTGGCCCGGAATGAGGCGGGCGCTCGACCCGAAGGCCAGCGTCTTGGGCGCCGTGACGCCGCTCACGCGCAGGATGGCGATGTCGATGCCGGGGTCCACCGCCTCGACCTTGGCCGGCACGCGCCGGCCGTTGTACAGGATCACGCTCAGCGACTCGTAGTCCTGGATGACGTGGAAATTGGTCACGATCAGGTCTTTCTTGTAGAAAAACCCGCTGCCGGTTTCCAGGGGGTCGTCACCGGGTTGCAGGGCGCTCTTGTTCAGGCGGTTGTCCACCCGTACCACGGCGGGCAGGGCCGCCTGCGTCACCTCGACGGTGTTGATCTCGTCGCCCGTGACCAGCGCCTTCTGGGCCGAGACGCGCCCGGTCAGGTACGCGCCCGTGCCCGCTGCGGCGACCAGCAGGGCCGCGCCCAGCACCCCGGCGGGCTTCACTCGCTGCCGCCGCTCTTGCCGCCCTCGCCGCTCTTGCGCGAGTCGTTGACGTAAAAGCCGCTGCCCTTGAACGAGATGCCCGGGCGCGCCAGCACGCGCTTGACTGGCACGCCGGTCTCGGGGTGGGCGGTGTAGGCCTCGTCGCGCATGCTCTGCACGAGTTCGTAGATTTCGCCGGTTTCGATGTTCTTGTACAGGTAGGTGGGCATGTTGGAAGTGACCTCGAAAAGAAAGTGTGGGGGCGACCGGTCGGGCCGCAGGCGGCCAGAAACTCGGGCGCGCGCTCGGCCCCATCCTAGCAAGGGTGGCCGGGCTGCGCCTTCCGCCGAAAGGGGGACGCGGCGCGCGCCCAGCGGCCCTTTTCGCCTGGACGGCCTTCATGAACCGGTGAGCGTCGGCCGTGAGTGCTTTACACACGGCCCTCATCTCAGGTGCTATGCTGCCCCCGAACCCAGGGTGCCGGGTTCGAACAAGACAGGGCAGCGCAAGGCCCACCTGCCGCGTTCCCGGGGCGATCCCCGGAGCCGGCGCGGCGCAGGATGCAGCTGGTGCATCCGCCCACGGGTGGGAGACGAGGTGGAGGTCAGCGAGTTTCTGCGGATGCCTCCAGGCCAGGGGTCAGGGCCTACCCGACTTGCCCAGAGCGGAACAGGGCAAGTGAAGTGCGGTGATAAGCCTTCTGCGGCGACGCAGGGATAAGGCCGCGCGAGACACCACAACCAGGAGTTGGGCACCCAGTTCAGGCTCCCTGCCGGCGCAGGTACGCCGGGGAAGGGTCGGGCAGGTCACGGGAACACGTCCGGTGTCGGGCGGTGTCCGGGACAGCCGGGCCGTCTCCGGGCGATGCCTCTCGTGTGCCGGCCGGCGGGGCCTGAACCGGAGGATCACTATGTGCGGAATCGTCGGATACATCGGGACAAGACAGGCGCAGGACGTTCTCATTTCGGGCCTCTCGAAGCTGGAATACCGGGGCTACGACAGCGCCGGGGTCGCGGTGGGCGACGGCGCGTGCATCGCCGTGCGCAAGAAGGCGGGCAAGCTCGCCAACCTGCAGGGTGAGCTGGCCGGCGCGCCGCTGCCGGGCACCCTGGGCATCGGGCACACCCGCTGGGCCACCCACGGCCTGCCCAACGACACCAACGCGCACCCCCACGCCACCGAAGACGGCAAGATCGTCATCATCCACAACGGCATCATCGAGAACTACCTGCCCCTGAAAGAGGGCCTGACGGCGCGCGGCCACATCTTCAAGTCGGAGACCGACAGTGAGGTGCTGGCCCACCTGATCGAAGAAGCGTACTCGGGCGACCTGTACGAGGCCGTGCGCGCGGCGCTCTCGCAGGTGCGCGGCGCCTACGGCATCGTGGTGACGCACGTGGACCACCGCGAGATCGTCGCGGCCCGCACCGTGTCCCCGATGGTCATGGGCGTGGGCGAGGGCGAGATGTTCCTGGCCTCGGACGTGCCCGCCCTGCTGCCCTACACGCGCAACATGGTCTTCCTGCACGACGGCGACATGGTCGTGCTGCACGACGACGGCTTCCGCGTGACCGACCTCGCGGGCAACGAGCTGAAGCGCGACATCGAGCACATCGACTGGGACGCCGAGGCGGCCGAGAAGGGCGGCTACGACTCCTACATGATGAAGGAGATCTACGAGCAGCCCAACGCCCTGACGAACACCCTGATCGGGCGCCTGCACGACGACACCGGCGAGGTGAACCTCGACATCAACCTCGACCCGGCGAGCTTCAAGCGCATCTCGATCATCGCCTGCGGCACCGCGTACTACGCCGGCATGGTGGGCGAGTACCTCATCGAGCAGCTCGCGCGCATTCCGGTGGACATCGACGTGGCCTCCGAGTACCGCTACCGCGACCCGCTGGTCAGCGAGCACACCCTCGCCATCGTCATGAGCCAGAGCGGCGAGACCATCGACACCCTCGAAGCCCTGCGCGAGGCCAAGAAGTTCGGCGCCAAGACCCTGGGCATCATCAACGCCAAGGGCAGCTCGATGACCCGCGAGGTCGACGACACGCTGTACATCCACGCCGGCCCCGAGATCGGCGTGGCGAGCACCAAGGCCTACACCTCGATGGTGAGCGCCATGCTCATGCTCGCGCTGTGGCTGGGGCGCGCGCGCGGCACGCTGACCGAGGACCAGAGCCGCGAACTGCTGCACGCCGCCCGCGAACTGCCCCGTCTCGTCGAGGAGTCGCTGACCCCGGAGCGCGTCGAGAACGTCCGGGCGATCGCCGAGAAGTACGCCGACGCCCGCGACTTCCTGTTCCTGGGGCGCGGCGTGAACAGCCCGACCGCCTATGAGGGCGCCCTGAAACTCAAGGAGATCAGCTACATCCACGCCGAGGCCTACGCGGCCGGCGAGATGAAGCACGGCCCGATCGCCCTCATCGACGAGCACATGCCGGTCGTGGTGGTCGCCACCGAGAGCAAGCTCCTCGAGAAGACGATCTCCAACGTGCAGGAGGTCCGTGCGCGCAAGGGCAAGGTCATCCTGGTGCTGTCGGAGGGCGACACCGAGAACGCCCGCTACGGCGACGACGTGATCTACGTGCCCCGCGCCCACGAGATGGTCAGCCCGGTGGTGAACGCGGTGGCCCTGCAACTCCTGGCCATCTTCATCGCCGAGAAGCTCGGCAAGGACGTGGACAAGCCGCGCAACCTCGCCAAGGCCGTGACCGTCGAGTAAACGGGAAGTCTGCAGGGGGACGCCGGCACCGACCTGGCGTCCCCTTTTCGGTCCATGCGGATATGAAGCGGAGGTGAAGCATCCAGCCGGGGGGGCGGGCGCATATAGAGAGGTATGAAGAAACTGATGCTCGCCGCGCTGGCCCTCCCCCTGAGTGCCTGCACCATGATGGCCGCCCCCATGAACTACGCCCTCTCGAAGCAGCCCGCCGGCGCCGCGCTGATGAGCAGTGGCACGGTGAGCGTGAAGAAGGACATGAACATGGTCATGACCACCGCCACCGTGAGCGGCCTGCAGCCGAACACCTACTACGTAGCGCACTACCACAACCAGGGCACGGCCAGCACCTCCCCCTGCGACAGCGGCGGCGCGCCCATCATGAGCAGCATGATCGTGGGCATGACCGACAGCATGGGTATGCTCAAGCTCTCGGGCAGCGTGGCCATGAGCGACGTGATGAGCGCCACCTACTTCAACATCCACACCGCCGCCAACGCCTCGGGCACCCCGGCCGACGCGGGCGTGACCTGTACCCCGGTCGCCCTGAAGTAAACCCCGCCGGCCCCGCCGCCCCGACTCCGCGCAGGAGTCGGGGCGGTTTGCCGTGCCGGGCCTTGTTTTTATGCGTGTCCCGGCAGGGGAGAGGCCGCGCCCCTGCCGTCTGCCAAGAAAACGGGCGGGACATTGTCTTCCTTCTCACCAAAAACAGCGGAGAAGGAGGCGTGTTATAAACAACGCCCCTGCATGAAGTTGCATCTGTCTGTACCCTGGAGTGTAGCAGCCGGTGAAGGGACGCGCCCCGGCGAGCGAGTCACGGGAGGGATGCACAGCTATGGACCAATTCGACAACCGGGTGACTCCGGTGGAGGCCGTGTCCTCCACCAGCACGCAGGAAATCCGTCAGGCAGCCGAAAGCGGCCTGTATGCGGCCCAGGAACACGACGCCTGTGGGGTGGGGTTCGTCGCGCATATCGGCGGCCAGAAGAACCACGCCATCGTGCAGCAGGGCCTCAAGATCCTCGAAAACCTCGACCACCGGGGCGCGGTCGGGGCCGACGCCCTGATGGGGGACGGCGCGGGCATCCTGATCCAGATTCCCGACGACTTCTACCGCGCCGAGATGCAGGCGCAGGGCGTGACCCTGCCCCCGCTGGGCGACTACGGCGTCGGCATGATCTTCCTGCCCAAGGAGATCGCCTCGCGCCGTGCCTGCGAGCAGGAACTCGAGCGCGCCGTGGTGGCTGAGGGCCAGATCGTGCTGGGCTGGCGCGACGTGCCGGTCAGCCGCGAGATGCCCATGAGCCCGGCGGTGCGCGAGAAAGAACCCGTCATCCGCCAGATCTTCGTGGGGGCCGGTCCCGACACGTTGGTGCCCGACGCGCTGGAGCGCAAGCTGTACGTCATCCGCCGCCGCGCGAGCAACGCCATCCTGGCGCTGAACTTCACGCACGGCCAGGAATACTACGTGCCCTCGATGTCGTGCCGCACGGTCATCTACAAGGGCCTGCTGCTCGCCACGCAGGTCGGCGAGTACTACCTCGACCTCCAGCGCCCCGAGGTCGTCTCGGCCCTGGCCCTGGTCCACCAGCGCTTCTCGACGAACACCTTCCCCGAGTGGCGCCTGGCGCACCCCTACCGCATGGTGGCGCACAACGGCGAGATCAACACCGTCAAGGGCAACTTCAACTGGATGCGCGCCCGCGAGGGCATCATGCAGAGCCCGGTGCTGGGCGGCGACCTGAACAAGCTCTACCCCATCTCCTTCGAGGGCGAGTCGGATACCGCGACCTTCGACAACGCCCTGGAACTCCTGACGCTGGCCGGCTACCCGATGGCGCAGGCCGCCATGATGATGATCCCGGAGGCCTGGGAGCAGAACACCCTCATCGACGACCGCCGCCGCGCGTTCTACGAGTACCACGCCTCGATGATGGAGCCCTGGGACGGCCCGGCCGCGATGGTCTTCACCGACGGCCGGCAGCTCGGCGCGACCCTCGACCGCAACGGCCTGCGCCCCGCGCGCTACGTGCAGACCCGCGACGGGCTGGTCATCCTGGCCTCCGAGTCGGGCGTGCTGCCCATCCCCGAGTCGCAGATCGTCAAGAAGTGGCGCCTGCAACCCGGCAAGATGTTCATGATCGACCTCGAACAGGGCCGGATCATCGAGGACGACGAACTCAAGCTCCAGTTCGCGGCCGCCAAGCCCTACCGCCAGTGGGTCGAGAACACCCGCGTCGAGCTCTCCACCGCCGAGGAGACCGGCGCGGTGGGCGAGTTCCGCGAGTCGCTGCTCGACCGCCAGCAGGCCTTCGGCTACACCCAGGAGGACCTGAAGTTCCTGATGGGCCCGATGGCGAAGTCCGGCGAGGAAGGCATCGGCTCGATGGGCAACGACTCGCCCCTGGCGGTGCTCTCGGCGCGCAACAAGCCGCTGTACAACTACTTCCGCCAGCTGTTCGCGCAGGTCACCAACCCGCCCATCGACCCCATCCGCGAGTCGGTGGTCATGAGCCTGGTGTCCTTCGTGGGGCCGCGCCCCAACCTGCTGGACATCAACTCGGTCAGCCCGCAGCTGCGTATCCAGATCGAGCAGCCCATTCTGGACTTCGACGACATGGCCCGCCTGCGCGCCATCGAGGAGCACACGCGCGGCAAGTTCAGGGCCTACGACCTCGACATCACCTACCCGGCCGACTGGGAGGCGCGCGGCATCGAGGCCAAGCTGGCGACCATCAACGCCTGGGCCGTGGACGCCATCGAATCGGGGCACAACATCATCATCCTCAGCGACCGCCGCCTGGACCGCGACCGCGTGGCGATTCCGGCCCTGCTGGCCCTGAGCAGCGTGCACCACCACCTCGTCAAGGCGGGCCTGCGCATGAAGGTCGGCCTGGTCGTCGAGACCGGCGACGCCCGCGAGGTGCACCACTTCGCCGCGCTGGCGGGCTACGGGGCCGAGGCGATCCACCCCTACCTCGCGCTGGAGACCCTGCACGACCTGCACCGGGGCGGCCACGTCCCCGGCATGCCGGACCTGGAGGGCCTGAGCGCCGAGAAGGCCACCTACAACTACATCAAGGCCATCGGCAAGGGCCTGAGCAAGATCATGTCCAAGATGGGCGTGAGCACCTACATGTCCTACTGCGGCGCGCAGCTGTTCGAGGCCGTGGGCCTGGGCGACGACTTCGTGCAGAAGTACTTCCGGGGCACGGCGAGCAAGGTGGGCGGCATCGGCCTGTTCGAGGTCGCGGAAGAAGCCCTGCGCACCCACCGCGCGGCCTTCGGCGACAGCCCGGTGCTGGCCCGCACCCTCGACGCGGGCGGCGAGTACGCCTGGCGCACGCGCGGCGAGGAGCACATGTGGACGCCCGACGCCATCGCCAAGCTCCAGCACTCCACGCGCAGCGGGTCGTACAGCACCTACGAGGAGTACGCCCGGATCATCAACGACCAGTCGCGCCGCCACATGACGCTGCGCGGCCTCTTCGACTTCAAGACCGAGGGCCTGACCCCCGTGCCCCTGGAAGAGGTCGAGAGCGCCGCCGACATCGTCAAGCGCTTCGCCACGGGCGCGATGAGCCTGGGCAGCATCTCGACCGAGGCGCACACCACCCTGGCCGTCGCCATGAACCGCATCGGCGGCAAGAGCAACACCGGCGAGGGCGGCGAGGACCCGGCCCGCTACGAGCGCGAGATGCGCGGCGAGTCGCTGGGCGAGGGCCACACCCTGGCCTCGATGCTGGGTGAGGGCCGCGTGGCCGTGGACTACCCGCTGGAACCCGGCGACTCGCTGCGGTCCAAGATCAAGCAGGTGGCCTCGGGCCGCTTCGGGGTCACGACCAACTACCTCGTCTCGGCCGACCAGATCCAGATCAAGATGGCCCAGGGCGCCAAGCCGGGCGAGGGCGGGCAGCTCCCTGGCGGCAAGGTCAGCGAGTACATCGGCTTCCTGCGCCACAGCGTGCCGGGCGTGGGCCTCATCTCGCCGCCCCCGCACCACGACATCTACTCGATCGAGGACCTCGCGCAGCTCATCCACGACCTCAAGAACGTCAATTCACGCGCCGACATCTCGGTCAAGCTCGTCAGCGAGGTCGGCGTGGGCACCATCGCCGCCGGGGTCGCCAAGGCGAAGGCCGACCATATCGTGATCGCCGGGCACGACGGCGGCACCGGGGCCTCGCCCTGGAGCTCCATCAAGCACGCCGGCTCGCCCTGGGAACTGGGCCTGGCCGAGACGCAGCAGACCCTGGTGCTCAACCGCCTGCGCGACCGCGTGCGCGTGCAGACCGACGGCCAGCTCAAGACCGGGCGCGACGTGATCATCGCCGCGCTGCTGGGCGCCGACGAGTTCGGCTTCGCCACCGCGCCGCTCGTCGTGCAGGGCTGCATCATGATGCGCAAGTGCCACCTGAACACCTGCCCGGTCGGCGTGGCGACCCAGGACCCGGTCCTGCGCGCCCGCTTCCAGGGCAAGCCCGAGCACGTCATCAACTTCTTCTTCTTCGTGGCCGAGGAAGCGCGCAAGATCATGGCGGAGCTCGGCATCCGCCGCTTCGACGACCTGATCGGCCGCTCGGACCTGCTCGACACCCGCGCGGGCGTGGCCCACTGGAAGGCGCAGGGCCTGGACTTCTCGCGCGTGTTCTACCGCCCCGAACTGCCCGAGACGGTCGGCCGCCGCCACCTGCAGACCCAGGACCACGGGCTGGACCGGGCCCTGGACCTCAAGCTCATCGAGAAGTGCCGCCCCGCCATCGAGGCGGGTGAGAAGGTGCACTTCCTCCAGGATGTGCGCAACGTCAACCGCACGGTCGGCGCGATGCTCTCGGGTGAACTCGTGCGCGCCCGCCCCGAGGGCCTGCCCGACCAGACGGTCTTCATCCAGATGGAGGGGACCGGCGGCCAGAGCTTCGGCGCGTTCCTGGCTCCCGGCATCACCCTGTACCTCATCGGGGACGCCAACGACTACACCGGCAAGGGTCTGTCGGGCGGGCGCATCGCGGTGCGGCCCTCGATCGAGTTCCGGGGCGACGCCAGCAAGAACATCATCGTGGGCAACACGGTGCTGTACGGCGCGACCAGTGGCGAGGCCTTTTTCCGGGGCGTGGCCGGCGAGCGCTTCGGCGTGCGCCTGAGCGGCGCGCAGGCGGTCGTGGAGGGCACCGGCGACCACGGCTGCGAGTACATGACGGGCGGCACGGTGGTCGTGCTCGGCCAGACCGGGCGCAACTTCGCCGCTGGCATGTCGGGCGGGGTGGCCTACGTGCTCGACGAGGACGGCACCTTCGCCCAGCGCTGCAACCACAGCATGGTCGGCCTGAGCCGCGTGTTGCCCGAGGACGAGCAGCTCCTGAGCGCGGACCCCAGCGGCCTGCACTTTGGCCAGAGCGACGAGGCGCACCTGCGCTACCTCGTCGAGTCGCACCACCGCTGGACCGGCTCGCTGCGTGCCCGCGACATCCTCGACGACTGGGACGGCTCGCTGAAGAAGTTCGTCAAGGTCTTCCCGCACGAGTACCAGCGCGCCCTGAAGGAACGGGCCCAGGCCGGCGCCGCTTCTGCTGGCACGGTGGAGGCCGCCGACACGACCAGCATGAAGGTCGGCCCGCAGCCCGGCGGCACGGGCGTCCTGACCAAGTAACCCCTGGCCGGGGGCGGCGCGCTCGCCTGTCCCCGGCCCCCTGAATTTCCCTTCCCGGAGTCTGCATGAGCAAAATCACCGGCTTCCTCGACCAACCGCGCATCAAGGACAAGTACGCGCCCGTGGACGCGCGCCTGAAGCACTACCAGGAATTCATGCTGCCGCTCGACCCGGTGGCCGCCCAGAAGCAGGCGACGCGCTGCATGGACTGCGGCATCCCGTTCTGCAACAACGGCTGTCCGGTCAACAACATCATTCCCGACTTCAACAACCTCGTGTTCGAGGACGACTGGCTCGCCGCCATCGAAACCCTGCACTCGACGAACAACTTCCCCGAGTTCACGGGCCGCATCTGCCCCGCGCCCTGCGAGGCGGCCTGCACCCTGAACATCAACGACGACCCGGTGGGCATCAAGTCCATCGAGCTGGCGATCATCGAGCGCGCGTGGCAGGAAGGCTGGGTGCGCCCGCAGCCGCCCGAGCACAAGACCGGCAAGCGGGTCGCGGTGGTGGGCAGCGGCCCGGCCGGGCTGGCGACCGCGCAGCAGCTCGCGCGCGCCGGGCACGACGTGACGGTCTTCGAGAAGAACGACCGCGTGGGCGGCCTGATGCGCTACGGCATTCCCGACTTCAAGATGGAAAAGAGCCACATCGACCGCCGCGTGGCGCAGATGGAAGCCGAGGGCGTCGTGTTCCGTACCGGCGTGCTGGTCGGGGCGATGCCCGAGGGCAGCCGGGTCACCAACCTCTCGAAAAAGACGGTGTCGCCCGAAGAGCTGCGCGCCGAGTTCGACGCGGTGGTGCTCTCGGGCGGAGCCGAGCAGCCGCGCGACCTGCCGGTGCCGGGCCGGGAGCTCGACGGCGTGCATTTCGCCATGGAGTTCCTGCCGGGGCAGAACCGCGTGAATGCGGGCGACAAGCTCAAAAAGCAGCTGCGCGCCGACGGCAAGCACGTCATCGTGATCGGCGGGGGCGACACCGGCAGCGACTGCGTGGGCACCAGCAACCGCCACGGCGCCGTGAGTGTCACCCAGTACG encodes:
- a CDS encoding SPFH domain-containing protein; the encoded protein is MSELDKAPQTVGPQGGISTRSDVASRERAAFGLPGLPLFLGWLALAALNVWLFVAEQFALATALLLVNLLLSMGFFIVQPNQAILITLFGRYVGTERRNGLYWTNPLTIRKRVSLRIRNFNSERLKVNDQMGNPIEIAAVIVWRVVDTARAIFDVEDYTQFVAIQSETALRHLASQYPYDDYTEGTMSLRGNADEVSETLGRELAVRLQHAGVEVLEARLSHLAYSPEIAGAMLQRQQASAIIAARQQIVQGAVGMVEMALRELEGQHIVQLDEERKAQMVSNLLVVLTSERGTQPIVNAGSLY
- a CDS encoding deoxynucleoside kinase produces the protein MYLALSGNIGSGKSTLTRMLSERYGLLPVYEPYAENPYLEDFYGDMRRYSFHSQVYFLSRRLEQHLTLVRDTREVVQDRTVFEDANIFARHLQATGQMEERDWQTYLGLYRGILPALRTPDLLIHIDASLPTLRRRIALRGRDYEQDMPGEYLLGLNRLYEEWVGEFDACPVLRIDGDRLDFVQDAAAFEWVCGQVAGYGFGLPLLR
- a CDS encoding FmdB family zinc ribbon protein translates to MPTYLYKNIETGEIYELVQSMRDEAYTAHPETGVPVKRVLARPGISFKGSGFYVNDSRKSGEGGKSGGSE
- a CDS encoding deoxynucleoside kinase, which translates into the protein MYIVVEGPIGVGKTSLAARLASRCGAELNLEVVEENPFLARFYEQPEAFSFQVQVFFLLSRFKQLSALAQPGLFSGHVVSDYLFDKDFIFAAMNLRDAEFALYEDLYAHLSPRLPTPDLVVYLRAETPELLRRIAKRARPFEKDMPAAYLAELTARYDEYFRTYAPPMLTIDAAAYDFVERPEDEAAILAHIEEALGRPLCAPSPLGGD
- a CDS encoding S1C family serine protease; amino-acid sequence: MKPAGVLGAALLVAAAGTGAYLTGRVSAQKALVTGDEINTVEVTQAALPAVVRVDNRLNKSALQPGDDPLETGSGFFYKKDLIVTNFHVIQDYESLSVILYNGRRVPAKVEAVDPGIDIAILRVSGVTAPKTLAFGSSARLIPGQKLIAIGAPLRIQNFVSSGIFSVAASARDIPRNDSLGQEIGQYFVTTASIQQGNSGGPVLDSRGAVVAVSDANAAPNNFVPGVIGVAIPGDLVKQSVEDLEKVGTPQRGTLGVTLQDLDSLDPALRSLAGLSSSEGALVWDVPAGSAGARAGLRGSLRNSKDQLLAPLGDIIVAVDGARVQSSYDVTRLVAAKRPGQTVTLRLWRNKKSVDVKVTLLKRTLR
- a CDS encoding ferritin-like domain-containing protein gives rise to the protein MQMQDLQALYVHKLQDIYSAEQQALDLMEQSVGLVQTPELQQGIRLHIDQTRQHIQRLDQIFDKLDEEPGGETCEGMRGLVQEAQKLMGQPASPEVLEAGMIACRQAVEHYEIAGYGTARTYAELLGDQEAARLLDQTLEEEKATDEKLSQIARQVNVEAMDA